One window of the Nicotiana tabacum cultivar K326 chromosome 4, ASM71507v2, whole genome shotgun sequence genome contains the following:
- the LOC107770444 gene encoding HVA22-like protein e encodes MSKFWTLLSHLHALAGPVVMLLYPLYASVVAIESTSKVDDEQWLAYWILYSFLTLMEMVLEPILQWIPIWYEVKLAFVAWLVLPQFRGAAFIYGKFVREKLIKKYGSAYFQDKSQSPNGKPKNKLVDFITLKKGEH; translated from the exons ATGAGCAAATTCTGGACTTTGCTTTCTCACCTCCACGCTCTTGCCGG GCCAGTGGTGATGTTACTGTATCCTCT ATATGCATCAGTAGTAGCAATAGAAAGCACATCGAAGGTGGATGATGAGCAATGGCTTGCTTATTGGATTCTCTACTCTTTTCTTACTCTCATGGAAATGGTACTTGAACCCATTCTTCAATG GATACCAATTTGGTACGAGGTGAAGTTGGCATTTGTGGCATGGTTGGTTCTTCCCCAATTCAGGGGAGCTGCTTTCATTTATGGGAAATTTGTTAGGGAAAAGCTGATCAAGAAATATGGATCTGCATATTTTCAAGACAAGTCTCAGTCTCCTAATGGCAAACCCAAAAACAAGCTTGTGGATTTCATCACCCTTAAGAAG GGAGAGCACTAA